The following coding sequences lie in one Arthrobacter sp. SLBN-122 genomic window:
- a CDS encoding urease subunit gamma, with translation MHLMPREQEKLMIVVAADLARRRQSRGLKLNYPEAVAIISYELIEGARDGRTVAELMGYGTTLLTRGDVMEGVPEMIHDVQIEATFPDGTKLVTVHNPIR, from the coding sequence ATGCATCTGATGCCGCGTGAGCAGGAAAAGCTCATGATCGTGGTGGCCGCGGACCTGGCCCGGCGCCGGCAGTCACGCGGCCTGAAACTCAATTACCCCGAGGCCGTGGCCATCATCAGCTACGAACTGATCGAGGGTGCCCGGGACGGCAGGACCGTTGCCGAGCTCATGGGCTACGGCACCACCCTCCTCACCCGCGGGGACGTCATGGAGGGTGTGCCCGAGATGATCCACGACGTGCAGATCGAGGCCACTTTCCCCGACGGCACCAAGCTGGTCACCGTCCACAACCCCATCCGCTGA
- a CDS encoding LacI family DNA-binding transcriptional regulator has protein sequence MAVTMNDVARAAGVSLKTVSNVLNDYEFIRPATKQRVQDAIAELGYEANLTARSLRSGKTSMLGLVLSDLSAPYYAELASKLMKAASRHGYRVLVEQSDADAAVELGALQGTFRQLTDGLLFTPLVVDAEAIAARAGTKPLVMLGEHIMDPRFDLVTMKNEEAAAALTAHLLAAGRRRIAVIGANAGESAGSAGLRLNGYRKALGEAGIPFDPALVAPAEWRRDTGAAAVAGLLDSGVDFDAVFGLNDVLALGALHELLIRGVKVPQDVAVAGFDDIDEARFASPSLTTVSPGMNEIAERSTGLLLDRIAGRETSGAGVHVEAGFELKIRESAP, from the coding sequence ATGGCAGTCACCATGAACGACGTCGCGCGGGCGGCGGGCGTTTCCCTCAAGACCGTTTCCAATGTCCTGAACGACTACGAATTCATCCGGCCGGCCACCAAGCAGCGTGTGCAGGACGCCATTGCGGAGCTGGGCTACGAGGCAAACCTCACTGCCCGCAGCCTCCGCTCCGGCAAGACCTCCATGCTGGGGCTGGTCCTGTCCGATCTCTCCGCCCCGTACTACGCTGAGCTCGCCTCCAAACTGATGAAGGCCGCCTCCCGCCACGGCTACCGTGTACTGGTGGAGCAGTCCGATGCCGACGCGGCCGTTGAACTTGGCGCCCTGCAGGGGACGTTCCGGCAGCTCACGGACGGGCTGCTGTTCACGCCGCTGGTGGTGGACGCCGAGGCCATTGCCGCGCGGGCCGGCACCAAGCCGCTGGTGATGCTCGGCGAGCACATCATGGATCCCCGCTTTGACCTGGTGACCATGAAGAACGAGGAAGCCGCGGCTGCGCTCACGGCGCACCTGCTGGCCGCCGGCCGCCGTCGTATCGCCGTCATCGGAGCCAATGCCGGGGAATCCGCCGGCAGCGCGGGCCTGCGCCTGAACGGGTACCGGAAGGCGCTGGGGGAGGCGGGCATCCCATTCGACCCTGCGCTCGTGGCGCCTGCCGAGTGGCGCCGCGACACCGGTGCCGCCGCGGTGGCCGGGCTCCTGGATTCAGGCGTGGATTTCGACGCCGTCTTCGGGCTCAATGACGTACTGGCCCTCGGCGCCCTGCACGAACTCCTGATCCGCGGTGTCAAGGTGCCGCAGGATGTGGCTGTGGCCGGCTTTGACGACATCGATGAAGCGCGGTTCGCGTCCCCGTCCCTGACCACCGTCTCGCCGGGAATGAACGAGATCGCCGAACGCTCGACCGGCCTGCTGCTGGACCGGATTGCCGGCCGTGAAACATCCGGTGCGGGCGTGCACGTGGAGGCCGGATTCGAGCTGAAGATCCGGGAATCGGCGCCCTAG
- a CDS encoding cysteine hydrolase family protein, translating to MIALLVIDMQNAFFETPELAAQQERVVSECNRLLEGFKAAGHKSLLVGTEHERDKSTWTLSMLDDDQGFIFRGSGQAQSVPGLITEDLPQLNKTRDSAFVGTNLLARLRNWGAGEVVLAGVSTHNCIAQTAADAFAHNIRVTYAKDAMASEDDQDAADMLRILSTTYRQPVQSSGEILGRLNQ from the coding sequence ATGATTGCCCTCCTGGTCATCGACATGCAGAACGCGTTCTTCGAAACCCCCGAGCTGGCAGCCCAGCAGGAGCGGGTGGTCAGCGAATGCAACCGCCTGCTGGAAGGGTTCAAGGCTGCCGGACACAAGTCGCTGCTGGTAGGCACCGAACACGAGCGGGACAAATCCACCTGGACCCTCAGCATGCTTGATGACGACCAGGGGTTCATCTTCCGCGGCAGCGGGCAGGCCCAGTCGGTGCCGGGGCTCATCACCGAGGACCTGCCCCAGCTGAACAAGACCAGGGACAGCGCGTTTGTGGGCACCAACCTGCTGGCCCGTCTGCGGAACTGGGGAGCCGGCGAGGTGGTGCTCGCCGGTGTTTCCACCCACAACTGCATCGCCCAGACTGCCGCTGACGCCTTCGCGCACAACATCCGGGTGACGTATGCCAAGGACGCTATGGCCTCCGAAGACGACCAGGACGCCGCCGATATGCTCCGCATCCTCTCCACCACCTACCGCCAGCCAGTCCAGTCCAGCGGGGAGATCCTCGGCCGGTTGAATCAGTGA
- a CDS encoding urease subunit beta — MIPGEYVLRPEPVTANAGREAIEVAVINTGDRPVQVGSHFHFAEANAALSFDRDAAYGRRLDIPAGTAARFEPGDSRSVRLIELAGRREVFGLSNAVNGRLDGVARPGGPLTEGDGQ, encoded by the coding sequence ATGATTCCAGGCGAGTACGTTCTCCGGCCGGAACCCGTGACTGCGAACGCGGGCAGGGAGGCAATCGAGGTTGCTGTCATCAACACCGGCGACCGGCCCGTGCAGGTGGGTTCCCACTTCCACTTCGCGGAGGCCAACGCCGCCCTGTCCTTCGACCGGGACGCCGCCTACGGCCGGCGCCTGGACATTCCCGCTGGGACGGCTGCCCGTTTTGAACCGGGGGATTCGCGGAGCGTGCGGCTGATTGAGCTGGCCGGGCGCCGCGAGGTGTTCGGGCTCAGCAACGCCGTCAATGGAAGGCTCGACGGCGTCGCCCGCCCGGGCGGGCCCTTAACGGAAGGGGACGGCCAGTGA